The Streptomyces sp. P9-A4 genome contains a region encoding:
- a CDS encoding DUF3027 domain-containing protein, with protein sequence MSAATTRSGTPRTPRATRIPDRLCAEAVDLAREAAEEAAAPGIVGAHVEVVAEGDRVVTHYFESKEPGYRGWRWAVTVTRASRAKNVTLDETVLLPGSDALLAPEWVPWSERLRPGDMGPGDLLPTEQDDLRLEPGYTGEDVPPPNSVVSEELAEHLDTEDAEIVTRVPSRGAIAAVAEELGMRRARVLSRYGLHTATDRWDEAFGAKTPMAMAAPATCESCAFLVPLAGSLKQAFGVCANEFSPADGRVVSLAYGCGGHSEAAVMPKPPRPAPPVLDSMGADAFPLRPAKDSGSTTEPDDASEDLGHS encoded by the coding sequence GTGAGTGCTGCGACGACGCGAAGCGGTACCCCGCGTACCCCGCGAGCCACGCGTATCCCCGACCGCCTGTGCGCCGAGGCCGTAGACCTCGCGCGGGAGGCCGCCGAGGAGGCGGCCGCCCCCGGGATCGTCGGTGCCCACGTCGAGGTGGTCGCCGAGGGTGACCGCGTCGTCACCCACTACTTCGAGTCCAAGGAACCCGGCTACCGGGGCTGGCGCTGGGCGGTGACGGTCACCCGCGCCTCCCGCGCCAAGAACGTCACGCTTGACGAAACCGTCCTGCTGCCCGGCTCCGACGCCCTCCTCGCCCCCGAGTGGGTGCCGTGGAGCGAGCGGCTGCGGCCCGGCGACATGGGCCCCGGCGACCTCCTGCCCACCGAGCAGGACGACCTGCGCCTGGAGCCCGGCTACACCGGCGAGGACGTGCCCCCGCCGAACTCCGTGGTCTCGGAGGAGCTGGCCGAGCACCTGGACACGGAGGACGCCGAGATCGTCACCCGCGTGCCCTCGCGCGGCGCGATCGCGGCGGTCGCCGAGGAGCTCGGCATGCGCCGGGCCCGGGTCCTCTCCCGGTACGGGCTTCACACGGCCACGGACCGCTGGGACGAGGCGTTCGGCGCGAAGACGCCGATGGCGATGGCCGCACCCGCGACCTGCGAGTCCTGTGCCTTCCTGGTGCCGCTCGCCGGCTCCCTCAAGCAGGCCTTCGGCGTCTGCGCGAACGAGTTCTCCCCGGCGGACGGCCGGGTCGTCTCCCTCGCGTACGGCTGCGGGGGCCACTCCGAGGCCGCCGTCATGCCGAAGCCCCCGCGCCCGGCCCCCCCGGTCCTCGACTCGATGGGCGCGGACGCGTTCCCGCTCCGCCCGGCAAAGGACTCCGGCTCGACAACGGAACCGGACGACGCGTCGGAGGACCTGGGCCACTCGTAG
- a CDS encoding sacsin N-terminal ATP-binding-like domain-containing protein, with amino-acid sequence MESDVSVSVRTTTDGTDPFGTARLRRGVLDAWGASPARFREDANAEEDLALGGYRDRLVVELAQNAADAAHRAGVTGRLRLTLHPADHEGPAILAAANTGAPLDATGAESLSSLRASAKREQTQGAVGRFGVGFAAVLAVTDEPAVLGRHGGVRWSLAEARELAAGAAAYSPGLGDELRRRDGHVPLLRLPLPAEGTAPDGYDTVVVLPLRDTAARDLAERLLGSVDDALLLTLPGLAEIVVETAEGVRTLRRSEDDGYVRIDDSATGTHRWRTVSHGGPLDAGLLKDRPVEERLRPHWSVTWAVPVDGEGAPRSPRTTPVVHAPTPTDEPLGIPALLIASLPLDTARRHPAPGPLTDFLVQRAADAYAELLAEWQPVTTATLDLVPGPLGKGPLDGALREAILDRLPRVAFLAPAAPTEELPALRPIEAEVAEGAGAETVEVLAEVFPTLLPAGLERRPELRTLGVGRVPLTEAVDRLAGVDRAPTWWWRLYDSLAGVDPDRLSGLPVPLADAAEGGRTRTAVGPRQVLLPQDRTPAELTRLGLKVAHPEAAHPLLEKLGALPATPRAVLTTPQVRAAVAASLDAGEIWDEDADALDADELVDTVLALVRDAELDPGDEPWLGALALPDEDGELSPAGELVMPGSAFAAVMREDELAYVDAELAARWGEQPLAACGVLATFALVRATDLLLDPDEVEPREGDYPEPDDAGLLDAVDVWCEDVLDRLPESPVPPVATEIVAVRDLDLVDDDAWPQALALLAQPPLRDALTQPVRVLLPDGTTETVRSYTAWWLRDHPVLDGRRPAGLRAAGGDPLLTGLYDPADATGFEDEQVLRALGVRTTVPALLDEPGGAAELLGRLADPSREVTAPQLHALYTALADLDPDQVTLPDDLRAVVDGVVVVVDAAEALVADAPDLLPLAAGLPLLPVSPSRAADLAELFQVRRLSETVEAEVTTTGEEHEVPEPVRTLLGAATPATYVEHEELRAAGTELDWRRTSDGVVHASTLEGVAAGLAWASGQWPRRFEVAALLEDLSRTTELARDRWFD; translated from the coding sequence GTGGAGTCAGACGTGAGCGTCAGCGTCCGGACGACGACCGACGGAACCGACCCCTTCGGCACCGCCCGGCTGCGGCGGGGAGTGCTCGACGCCTGGGGCGCCTCCCCCGCCCGGTTCCGCGAGGACGCCAACGCCGAGGAGGACCTCGCTCTCGGCGGCTACCGCGACCGCCTCGTCGTCGAACTCGCCCAGAACGCCGCCGACGCCGCCCACCGCGCCGGCGTCACCGGCCGTCTCCGCCTCACCCTGCACCCCGCCGACCACGAGGGCCCGGCGATCCTCGCCGCCGCCAACACCGGTGCCCCCCTGGACGCGACGGGCGCCGAGTCGCTGTCGTCGCTCCGGGCCTCCGCCAAGCGCGAGCAGACCCAGGGCGCAGTCGGCCGTTTCGGCGTCGGCTTCGCCGCCGTCCTCGCCGTCACCGACGAGCCCGCCGTCCTCGGTCGCCACGGCGGTGTCCGCTGGTCCCTCGCGGAGGCCCGCGAACTCGCCGCCGGGGCCGCCGCGTACAGCCCCGGTCTCGGTGACGAACTGCGCCGCCGCGACGGCCACGTACCGCTGCTGCGGCTGCCGCTGCCCGCCGAGGGCACCGCCCCCGACGGCTACGACACCGTCGTCGTCCTCCCGCTGCGCGACACCGCCGCCCGCGACCTCGCCGAACGGCTCCTCGGCTCCGTCGACGACGCCCTCCTCCTCACCCTCCCCGGGCTCGCGGAGATCGTCGTGGAGACGGCCGAGGGCGTACGGACCCTCCGCCGCTCCGAGGACGACGGCTACGTACGGATCGACGACTCCGCCACCGGCACCCACCGCTGGCGGACCGTCTCCCACGGCGGCCCGCTCGACGCCGGACTCCTCAAGGACCGCCCGGTCGAGGAGCGCCTGCGCCCGCACTGGTCGGTCACCTGGGCCGTACCCGTGGACGGGGAGGGCGCCCCGCGCTCCCCGCGTACGACCCCGGTCGTGCACGCCCCCACACCCACCGACGAGCCCCTCGGCATCCCGGCCCTGCTGATCGCCTCGCTGCCGCTGGACACCGCGCGCCGGCACCCGGCGCCCGGTCCGCTGACCGACTTCCTGGTGCAGCGCGCCGCCGACGCGTACGCCGAACTCCTCGCCGAGTGGCAGCCGGTGACGACCGCGACGCTCGACCTCGTCCCCGGGCCGCTCGGCAAGGGCCCGCTCGACGGGGCGCTCCGCGAGGCGATCCTCGACCGGCTGCCGAGGGTCGCGTTCCTCGCGCCCGCCGCGCCCACCGAGGAACTCCCCGCCCTCCGCCCGATCGAGGCCGAGGTCGCGGAAGGCGCGGGCGCGGAGACCGTGGAGGTCCTGGCGGAGGTCTTCCCGACCCTCCTCCCCGCGGGTCTGGAGCGGCGCCCCGAACTGCGCACCCTGGGGGTCGGCCGCGTCCCCCTGACGGAGGCCGTGGACCGGCTCGCCGGGGTCGACCGGGCCCCGACCTGGTGGTGGCGCCTGTACGACTCCCTCGCCGGCGTCGACCCGGACCGGCTGTCCGGTCTCCCGGTGCCGCTGGCGGACGCGGCGGAGGGTGGCCGCACCCGTACGGCCGTCGGCCCCCGCCAGGTCCTCCTGCCGCAGGACCGGACCCCCGCCGAGCTGACCCGGCTCGGTCTGAAGGTCGCCCACCCGGAGGCCGCGCACCCGCTTCTGGAGAAGCTGGGGGCGCTGCCGGCCACGCCCCGCGCGGTCCTGACGACCCCGCAGGTACGGGCGGCGGTCGCGGCCTCCCTCGACGCGGGCGAGATCTGGGACGAGGACGCGGACGCACTGGACGCGGACGAACTCGTCGACACGGTCCTCGCTCTCGTCCGGGACGCGGAGCTGGACCCCGGCGACGAGCCCTGGCTCGGGGCGCTCGCGCTCCCCGACGAGGACGGCGAACTCTCCCCGGCGGGCGAGCTGGTGATGCCGGGCTCGGCGTTCGCCGCCGTGATGCGGGAGGACGAACTCGCGTACGTGGACGCCGAACTGGCCGCCCGCTGGGGCGAACAGCCCCTGGCGGCCTGCGGGGTGCTCGCCACCTTCGCCCTGGTCAGGGCGACCGATCTGCTGCTCGACCCGGACGAGGTCGAGCCGCGCGAGGGCGACTACCCGGAGCCCGACGACGCCGGTCTCCTCGACGCGGTCGACGTGTGGTGCGAGGACGTCCTCGACCGGCTGCCGGAGTCGCCGGTGCCGCCGGTGGCGACGGAGATCGTGGCCGTACGGGACCTGGACCTGGTCGACGACGACGCATGGCCGCAGGCGCTCGCGCTCCTCGCGCAGCCGCCCCTGCGGGACGCCCTGACCCAGCCCGTACGGGTGCTGCTGCCGGACGGGACGACGGAGACGGTCCGCTCGTACACGGCGTGGTGGCTCCGGGACCACCCGGTCCTGGACGGCCGCCGCCCGGCGGGCCTCCGCGCGGCGGGCGGCGACCCGCTCCTGACCGGTCTGTACGACCCCGCCGACGCGACCGGCTTCGAGGACGAGCAGGTCCTGAGGGCGCTGGGCGTCCGCACGACGGTCCCGGCGCTCCTGGACGAGCCGGGCGGGGCGGCGGAACTCCTCGGCCGCCTGGCGGACCCGTCCCGCGAGGTGACGGCGCCGCAGCTCCACGCCCTGTACACGGCTCTGGCGGACCTGGACCCGGACCAGGTGACGCTGCCGGACGATCTGAGGGCGGTTGTGGACGGCGTCGTCGTGGTGGTCGACGCGGCGGAGGCCCTGGTGGCGGACGCCCCGGACCTCCTGCCGCTCGCGGCCGGCCTGCCGCTCCTCCCGGTGTCGCCGTCGAGGGCGGCGGACCTGGCGGAACTGTTCCAGGTCCGGCGCCTGAGCGAGACGGTCGAGGCGGAGGTCACGACGACGGGCGAGGAGCACGAGGTGCCGGAGCCGGTCCGCACCCTGCTGGGCGCGGCGACCCCGGCGACCTACGTCGAGCACGAGGAACTCAGGGCGGCGGGCACGGAACTCGACTGGCGCCGCACCTCGGACGGCGTGGTCCACGCGTCCACCCTGGAAGGCGTGGCGGCGGGCCTGGCCTGGGCCTCCGGCCAGTGGCCCCGCCGCTTCGAGGTGGCGGCCCTCCTGGAGGACCTGTCGAGGACGACGGAACTGGCGAGGGACCGCTGGTTCGACTGA
- the tgmC gene encoding ATP-grasp peptide maturase system methyltransferase — MSDDRTLREALADRLASDGHLRSPQWRQAVLDTPRHEFLRGGYFRRVDGVGPTGWEPVMPEDPTWLPAAYTDDSLVTQIAGTIAPGDIQGRIFRAPTSSSTMPGLVVRMLEELHVDDGTRVLEVGTGTGYSTALLRHRLGAGLVTSVEVDEEVSARSRIALGTTGHMPHLIVGDGLAGVPEGGPYDRIVATCGVLTIPPAWLAQTRPGGQILATVCGWMYSSELTRLTVGDDGTAHGRLLGGQVSFMPARPHLPPPLGVLPDLARGEERETALGPDALDDWTARFVAQLAAPRAQRVRISVDGGEPDDVVLDVGAGSWAALHRDGGRWIVRQGGPDRLWDGIEDRVTRWRQDGSPGLERFRIAVTPDGQHITWPR; from the coding sequence GTGAGCGACGACAGAACCCTCCGCGAGGCCCTGGCCGACCGACTCGCCTCCGACGGTCATCTGCGCTCGCCCCAATGGCGACAGGCCGTTCTCGACACCCCTCGGCACGAGTTCCTTCGCGGCGGCTACTTCCGGCGCGTGGACGGCGTCGGCCCCACCGGCTGGGAGCCGGTGATGCCCGAGGACCCGACCTGGCTCCCGGCGGCGTACACCGACGATTCGCTGGTGACCCAGATCGCCGGAACCATCGCTCCCGGCGACATCCAGGGCCGGATCTTCCGGGCCCCGACCAGCTCCAGCACCATGCCCGGCCTGGTCGTCCGGATGCTCGAAGAGCTCCATGTGGACGACGGGACGCGCGTCCTGGAGGTCGGCACCGGTACGGGCTACTCGACCGCCCTCCTCCGCCACCGTCTCGGCGCCGGCCTCGTGACCTCGGTCGAGGTCGACGAGGAGGTGTCCGCCCGGTCCCGGATCGCCCTCGGCACCACCGGGCACATGCCCCACCTGATCGTCGGGGACGGTCTCGCCGGGGTCCCGGAGGGCGGACCGTACGACCGGATCGTGGCGACCTGCGGAGTCCTGACGATCCCCCCGGCCTGGCTCGCCCAGACCAGACCCGGCGGGCAGATCCTCGCCACGGTGTGCGGATGGATGTACTCCTCCGAACTCACCCGCCTCACCGTCGGCGACGACGGCACCGCCCACGGCCGGCTCCTCGGCGGTCAGGTCTCCTTCATGCCGGCCCGTCCCCACCTTCCGCCGCCCTTGGGGGTACTCCCCGATCTCGCCCGCGGCGAGGAACGCGAGACCGCTCTCGGCCCTGACGCCCTGGACGACTGGACCGCCCGGTTCGTCGCCCAGCTCGCCGCGCCGCGCGCCCAGCGCGTCCGGATCTCCGTCGACGGCGGCGAACCGGACGACGTGGTCCTCGACGTCGGCGCCGGGTCGTGGGCCGCCCTTCACCGCGACGGCGGTCGCTGGATCGTCCGCCAGGGCGGACCGGACCGCTTGTGGGACGGGATCGAGGACCGGGTCACCCGATGGCGGCAGGACGGCTCACCGGGCCTGGAGCGCTTCCGGATCGCCGTCACTCCGGACGGGCAGCACATCACCTGGCCCCGGTGA
- a CDS encoding helix-turn-helix domain-containing protein, whose amino-acid sequence MEPELNVWAHPELRAAAAVEDWPTLLKAWRTLTRSSQSRLGALIGLAQPDVSAIENRRRAVTSVEVRQRIVEGLGIPAEVLGGSRVDLPLPSLVLPGVVSDAAADRLARVNQGGLRLDSMSLDEMDRLLAVHRRAEDALGSRVMNGVVAAQFDAVSGLYDQARGPLADRLVKLMAEYAQFLAWMAQDQDNAPVALGWFDRSYDWALESGYGDMAATTMSMKAHLAWSNGQGRRCVRLGEAAASTAGASEVTRAMALQMAGRGHALEGNAKDAYRRLDEAQRVIADATDAPPWLYFYGESWFAAQRGMADLHLKAWGSAAENLVVGLAGFAPSYRRDRAWYGACLARAYAGAGEKEAALETALGIVGDAADVGRPHAWGELHKVAAMLMRSGAPEGRALFDALAALD is encoded by the coding sequence ATGGAGCCGGAGCTGAACGTCTGGGCACACCCTGAACTGCGGGCTGCTGCAGCTGTCGAGGACTGGCCGACGCTGCTGAAGGCCTGGCGGACCCTCACCCGCAGCAGCCAGAGCAGGCTCGGGGCCCTGATCGGCCTTGCGCAGCCCGATGTGTCCGCGATCGAGAACCGGCGCCGGGCGGTGACCTCGGTAGAGGTACGTCAGCGGATCGTCGAGGGTCTGGGCATTCCCGCCGAGGTGCTCGGAGGGTCCCGGGTTGATCTTCCCCTGCCGTCCCTGGTCCTGCCGGGGGTCGTCTCGGACGCTGCCGCAGACCGACTCGCGCGGGTGAATCAGGGTGGGCTTCGCCTGGATTCCATGTCCCTGGACGAGATGGACCGCTTACTGGCCGTGCATCGCCGGGCCGAGGACGCCCTGGGGTCGCGTGTCATGAACGGCGTGGTCGCCGCCCAGTTCGATGCCGTCTCCGGCCTCTACGACCAGGCGCGTGGACCGCTCGCGGACCGCCTGGTAAAGCTGATGGCCGAGTACGCGCAGTTCCTGGCCTGGATGGCGCAGGACCAGGACAACGCCCCTGTCGCGCTGGGGTGGTTCGACCGTTCCTACGACTGGGCGCTGGAGTCCGGTTACGGCGACATGGCAGCGACCACCATGAGTATGAAGGCTCACCTGGCCTGGTCGAACGGGCAGGGGCGCCGGTGCGTCAGGCTCGGGGAGGCTGCCGCGTCGACGGCGGGTGCGAGCGAGGTGACGCGGGCGATGGCGCTTCAGATGGCCGGCCGGGGTCACGCTCTCGAAGGAAACGCCAAGGACGCATACCGCAGGTTGGATGAGGCCCAGCGGGTCATCGCGGACGCCACTGATGCGCCGCCCTGGCTCTACTTCTACGGGGAGTCCTGGTTCGCGGCGCAACGAGGGATGGCTGACCTTCACCTCAAGGCGTGGGGGAGCGCTGCGGAGAACCTGGTCGTCGGGCTCGCCGGCTTCGCTCCGAGCTACCGCCGGGACCGGGCTTGGTACGGCGCGTGCCTGGCGCGCGCCTATGCGGGTGCGGGGGAGAAGGAGGCCGCATTGGAGACTGCGCTGGGCATCGTCGGTGATGCCGCGGATGTCGGCCGACCGCATGCCTGGGGCGAATTGCACAAGGTGGCCGCAATGCTCATGCGAAGCGGGGCTCCTGAGGGAAGGGCCCTGTTCGATGCTCTTGCGGCGCTCGACTGA
- a CDS encoding cation-translocating P-type ATPase, whose protein sequence is MTQQAKIDTGGDEAAENGPPVVHRTAGLTSAEVAERVARGEVNDVPVRSSRSTPDIVRANVFTRFNAIIGVLWVIMLAVAPIQDSLFGFVIIANTGIGIIQELRAKKTLDGLAVIGEAKPTVRRDGVAAELSTSEIVLGDLIELGPGDKVVVDGEVAEADSLEIDESLLTGEADPVIKKRGDRMMSGSFVVAGGGAFTATKVGREAYAAQLAEEASRFTLVHSELRTGISTILKYVTWMMIPTALGLVISQLVVKDNNFKDAVARTVGGIVPMIPEGLVLLTSVAFAIGVVRLGRKQCLVQELPAIEGLARVDVVCLDKTGTLTEGGMDVTELRPLDGADETYVRKVLGALGESDPRPNASLQAIIDAYPETVEWRCTESLPFSSARKYSGASFSEGDGENSTWLLGAPDVLLKAGDPALAEIDHLNEQGLRVLLLARTAHELDSPEVATDARPTALVVLEQRLRPDAADTLAYFADQNVTTKVISGDNAVSVGAVAAKLDMPGAQNTVDARKLPTDREEMAKVLDENGVFGRVTPQQKRDMVAALQSRGHTVAMTGDGVNDVLALKDADIGVSMGSGSEATRAVAQIVLLNNSFATLPSVVAEGRRVIGNITRVATLFLTKTVYSVLLAVLVVCSQVEYPFLPRHLTLLSTLTIGVPAFFLALAPNKERARPNFVRRVMRYAIPGGVIAAVATFATYLLARHYYTGPDALGAETSAATLTLFLVSMWVLAIIARPYTWWRLTLVAAMGGAFLLVLVVPWLQNFFALKLVGVTMPWTAVAIAAAGAVLLEFTWRWVGRRFPA, encoded by the coding sequence ATGACGCAGCAGGCGAAGATCGACACGGGTGGCGACGAGGCGGCCGAGAACGGACCACCCGTGGTCCATCGGACCGCCGGGCTCACCTCCGCCGAGGTCGCCGAGCGCGTCGCGCGCGGCGAGGTGAACGACGTACCCGTACGGAGTTCCCGCTCGACCCCGGACATCGTCCGCGCCAACGTCTTCACCCGCTTCAACGCGATCATCGGCGTGCTGTGGGTGATCATGCTCGCCGTCGCGCCGATCCAGGACAGCCTGTTCGGCTTCGTGATCATCGCCAACACCGGCATCGGCATCATCCAGGAACTCCGCGCCAAGAAGACCCTCGACGGGCTCGCCGTCATCGGCGAGGCGAAACCGACCGTCCGGCGCGACGGGGTCGCCGCCGAACTCTCCACCTCCGAGATCGTCCTCGGGGACCTCATCGAGCTGGGCCCCGGTGACAAGGTCGTCGTCGACGGCGAGGTGGCCGAGGCCGACAGCCTGGAGATCGACGAGTCACTGCTCACCGGCGAGGCCGACCCCGTCATCAAGAAGCGCGGCGACCGGATGATGTCCGGCTCGTTCGTCGTCGCCGGCGGCGGCGCCTTCACCGCGACCAAGGTCGGCCGCGAGGCCTACGCGGCGCAGCTCGCCGAGGAGGCCTCCCGCTTCACGCTCGTCCACTCCGAACTGCGTACGGGCATCTCCACGATCCTCAAGTACGTGACGTGGATGATGATCCCGACCGCGCTCGGGCTCGTCATCAGCCAGCTGGTCGTCAAGGACAACAACTTCAAGGACGCCGTCGCCCGTACGGTCGGCGGCATCGTCCCGATGATCCCCGAGGGCCTCGTCCTGCTCACCTCGGTCGCGTTCGCGATCGGCGTCGTACGCCTGGGCCGCAAGCAGTGCCTCGTCCAGGAACTGCCGGCCATCGAGGGCCTCGCCCGCGTCGACGTCGTCTGCCTCGACAAGACGGGCACGCTCACCGAGGGCGGCATGGACGTCACGGAGCTCCGGCCGCTCGACGGCGCGGACGAGACGTACGTACGGAAGGTGCTGGGCGCCCTCGGCGAGTCCGACCCGCGCCCGAACGCCTCCCTCCAGGCGATCATCGACGCCTACCCGGAGACGGTGGAGTGGCGGTGCACGGAGTCGCTGCCGTTCTCCTCCGCCCGCAAGTACAGCGGGGCGTCGTTCAGCGAGGGCGACGGCGAGAACTCGACCTGGCTGCTCGGCGCGCCCGATGTCCTCCTGAAGGCCGGCGATCCGGCGCTCGCGGAGATCGACCACCTCAACGAGCAGGGTCTGCGGGTCCTCCTCCTGGCCCGTACGGCCCACGAGCTGGACAGCCCCGAGGTCGCCACCGACGCCCGCCCCACCGCACTGGTCGTCCTCGAACAGCGGCTGCGGCCCGACGCCGCCGACACGCTCGCCTACTTCGCCGACCAGAACGTCACCACCAAGGTCATCTCCGGCGACAACGCGGTCTCGGTGGGCGCGGTGGCCGCGAAGCTCGACATGCCGGGCGCGCAGAACACGGTGGACGCGCGGAAGCTCCCCACCGACCGGGAGGAAATGGCGAAGGTCCTCGACGAGAACGGGGTCTTCGGCCGTGTCACCCCGCAGCAGAAGCGGGACATGGTCGCCGCCCTCCAGTCCCGCGGGCACACCGTCGCCATGACGGGCGACGGCGTCAACGACGTCCTCGCCCTCAAGGACGCGGACATCGGCGTCTCGATGGGCTCGGGATCGGAGGCGACGCGGGCGGTGGCCCAGATCGTCCTGCTGAACAACAGCTTCGCGACGCTCCCCTCGGTGGTGGCGGAGGGCCGGCGGGTCATCGGCAACATCACCCGGGTCGCGACCCTCTTCCTCACGAAGACGGTCTACTCGGTCCTCCTGGCGGTCCTGGTGGTCTGCTCCCAGGTGGAGTACCCCTTCCTCCCCCGCCACCTCACGCTTCTCTCCACCCTCACCATCGGCGTCCCGGCGTTCTTCCTGGCCCTCGCCCCCAACAAGGAACGGGCCAGGCCGAACTTCGTCCGCAGGGTGATGCGGTACGCGATCCCCGGCGGCGTCATCGCGGCGGTGGCCACCTTCGCGACGTACCTGCTGGCCCGCCACTACTACACGGGCCCGGACGCCCTGGGCGCCGAGACGAGCGCGGCCACCCTGACGCTGTTCCTGGTCTCGATGTGGGTCCTGGCGATCATCGCGCGCCCGTACACCTGGTGGCGCCTGACCCTGGTGGCCGCGATGGGCGGCGCGTTCCTCCTGGTCCTGGTGGTCCCCTGGCTCCAGAACTTCTTCGCCCTGAAGCTGGTGGGCGTGACGATGCCGTGGACGGCGGTGGCCATCGCGGCGGCGGGAGCGGTCCTGCTGGAGTTCACGTGGCGCTGGGTGGGCAGGCGGTTCCCGGCGTGA
- a CDS encoding DUF2530 domain-containing protein, whose amino-acid sequence MAKWTPKHEAPEPLEGPVVATITGGTILWFVLFLVQVPFYGWFDDRDLTWWVWTCLAGAGLGLIGIWYVRGRDAAIKRHAAARAAEAAEADGAARMTEAGQEAETGDDPETPGRA is encoded by the coding sequence ATGGCGAAGTGGACACCGAAGCACGAGGCACCCGAGCCCCTGGAAGGGCCCGTCGTCGCCACCATCACCGGCGGAACGATCCTGTGGTTCGTCCTCTTCCTCGTCCAGGTCCCCTTCTACGGCTGGTTCGACGACCGGGACCTGACCTGGTGGGTGTGGACCTGCCTGGCCGGAGCCGGCCTGGGCCTGATCGGCATCTGGTACGTACGGGGGCGGGACGCGGCGATCAAGCGGCACGCGGCGGCGCGGGCGGCGGAAGCGGCGGAAGCGGACGGGGCCGCGCGGATGACCGAGGCCGGCCAGGAGGCCGAGACCGGGGACGACCCCGAGACTCCCGGCCGCGCGTAG
- a CDS encoding NCS2 family permease: MSTTATAKAMPDEPSAPQEPGSGLDRYFKISERGSTVAREIRGGLATFFAMAYIIVLNPIILGSAKDMYGHQLDSGQLVTATVLTAAFSTLLMGVIGNVPIALAAGLGVNTVVALQLAPKMSWPDAMGMVVLAGIVVMLLVATGLRERVMNAVPVGLRKGIAIGIGLFIMLIGLVDSGFVSRIPDAAHTTVPLQLGGDGHLTGWPVLVFVLGTLLTLALIIRKVPGAILISIVVMTIVAMVINAVATVPSWGLTTPEWPGNPVASPDFGLVGEVSLFGGFEKVGFLTGVLFVFTVLLSCFFDAMGTILGVGDEAKLIDRDGNFPGINKVLLVDGLAVASGGATSSSATTCFVESTAGVGEGARTGLASVVTGALFSVALFLTPLATMVPSQAATPALLAVGFLILAGSVKDIDWSDFTIAVPAFLAMVMMPFTYSITNGIGIGFISFSVLRLAAGRGREVPVAMYVVSAVFVFYYAMPALGLT, encoded by the coding sequence ATGAGCACCACGGCCACCGCCAAGGCCATGCCCGACGAGCCCTCCGCTCCCCAGGAGCCGGGCTCCGGCCTCGACCGCTACTTCAAGATCTCCGAGCGCGGCTCGACCGTCGCCCGCGAGATCCGTGGCGGTCTCGCCACCTTCTTCGCGATGGCCTACATCATCGTGCTGAACCCGATCATCCTCGGCAGCGCCAAGGACATGTACGGGCACCAGCTCGACAGCGGCCAGCTCGTCACCGCCACCGTCCTGACGGCGGCCTTCTCGACGCTCCTCATGGGCGTCATCGGCAACGTGCCGATCGCCCTCGCCGCCGGCCTCGGCGTCAACACGGTCGTCGCCCTCCAGCTCGCGCCGAAGATGTCCTGGCCGGACGCCATGGGCATGGTCGTCCTCGCCGGCATCGTCGTGATGCTGCTGGTCGCGACCGGTCTGCGCGAGCGCGTGATGAACGCGGTCCCGGTCGGCCTGCGCAAGGGCATCGCGATCGGCATCGGCCTCTTCATCATGCTGATCGGCCTCGTCGACTCGGGCTTCGTCTCCCGTATCCCCGACGCCGCGCACACCACCGTCCCGCTCCAGCTGGGCGGCGACGGTCACCTCACCGGCTGGCCGGTCCTGGTCTTCGTCCTGGGCACGCTCCTCACCCTCGCCCTGATCATCCGCAAGGTGCCGGGCGCGATCCTCATCTCGATCGTCGTCATGACGATCGTGGCGATGGTGATCAACGCGGTCGCGACCGTCCCGTCCTGGGGTCTGACCACCCCGGAGTGGCCGGGCAACCCGGTCGCCTCGCCCGACTTCGGTCTGGTCGGCGAGGTCAGCCTCTTCGGCGGCTTCGAGAAGGTCGGCTTCCTGACCGGCGTCCTCTTCGTCTTCACCGTGCTGCTGTCCTGCTTCTTCGACGCCATGGGCACGATCCTCGGCGTCGGCGACGAGGCCAAGCTGATCGACAGGGACGGCAACTTCCCCGGCATCAACAAGGTCCTGCTCGTCGACGGCCTGGCCGTCGCCTCCGGCGGCGCGACCTCCTCGTCGGCCACCACCTGCTTCGTGGAGTCCACGGCGGGCGTCGGCGAGGGTGCCCGTACGGGCCTCGCCTCGGTGGTGACCGGTGCGCTGTTCTCGGTGGCGCTGTTCCTCACGCCGCTGGCGACGATGGTCCCGTCGCAGGCGGCCACCCCCGCGCTGCTCGCGGTCGGCTTCCTGATCCTGGCCGGTTCGGTCAAGGACATCGACTGGAGCGACTTCACGATCGCGGTGCCGGCGTTCCTCGCCATGGTGATGATGCCGTTCACGTACTCGATCACCAACGGCATCGGCATCGGCTTCATCAGCTTCAGCGTGCTGCGGCTGGCGGCCGGGCGGGGCCGTGAGGTCCCGGTGGCCATGTACGTCGTGTCGGCGGTCTTCGTCTTCTACTACGCGATGCCGGCGCTCGGCCTCACGTGA